Within the Rhodomicrobium lacus genome, the region TGGAGGAGGTGGGCGACCTGTGGGCGCTGGAGCGGGCGGGCATCGTTCGCTCGCGTTATCACGTGCTCGGCGGGACGCTGTCGCCCCTCGACGGGCGCGGGCCGGACGACCTCTTTCTCGCGAAGCTGATGGAGCGCGCGAGGCAACCCGGCGTTACGGAAATCATCCTCGCGCTCAACGCCACGGTGGAAGGGCAGTCGACGGCACACTATATCGCGGCAGAACTGGAAGGTTTGCCGTTGAGGGTGACGCGCCTCGCGCGGGGCGTGCCCGTGGGCGGCGAACTGGACTATCTCGACGAAGGGACGCTCGCCGCCGCGATCAAGCTTCGGCAACCGGTTTGAACCCTGGCTGCCGCCGACCTCCGCCTCATGGTCCGCTCAGCCTGATGCGGTGAATTTTGCATTTGATCAACACCCGCTGGTCGCACCAGAATGACCGGATGCATGCGCCAGAGCACTCGCCTTACGGTCGCTCTCTTTCCTGTGGTAACGTGTTGGAATGACGACGCAGAGTAGCAAGTCCGCAAACGAGGCCGAGGTCACGCCGCCGTCTCACGAGGATCGCCTCATCAGGCGGAAGGTGCGCGCCGCCCGCCGCGCGATGCTGGTCGAAAAGTTGTGGCCGCGCGTCTGGCTTCCGCTCGCGGTAGCTGGCGTTTTCGTGCTGCTCTCGGCGTTCGAGGTGTGGCAGATGCTGCCGCCCGCCGCGCATCTCGGGCTCTTGTGGGGCTTCGGTGCGGGGTTTGTCTTTTCGCTGGTGCCGCTCGTTTTCTGGCGGCCTCCGTCGCGTCAGGATGCGCTCGACCGCATCGAACGCGCCTCGGCGCTCGATCATCGCCCGCTGACGGCCTTTCAGGATACGCTTTCGCAGGATGCCTCACCGGAAATGCGCGCCCTTTGGGAAGCGCACCGCGCGCGTGCGGCCCGCTCGCTTGCGAAGCTCAAGACCGGCGAAGCGCGGCCGCGCGTCGACCGTTACGACCCCTTCGCCCTTCGCGCGCTTCTGCTGCTCCTGCTCGTGGCCGCGCTCGCATCGACGCAAGCCGACTTGCCAAACCGTGTCCGCGCCGCTTTCGCGGTTCCCGATCTTCCACTTCTCGGCGACGGCCTTCGCATCGACGCCTGGATTTCCCCTCCCGCCTATACGCGCAAGGAGCCGTTCGTGCTTTCGGCGAGCGTGCCCGCTGCCGAGGCTGTGCCCGTACCGCAAGGCTCGACGCTGACCTTGAAGATCAACGGGGCTGGCGCGAAGGGTTATAGCGTTGCGCTGGCGTCGTCCGGCGGCAGGCAGCCGGTGTTGCCGACCGCTCAGTCGACCGATACCTATGCCGAATATACGAGCACCATCGACGACGATGTGACGCTGTCCGTCGGCTGGACGCTCGGCTCGGAGCGATCCTGGCGCTTGAGCGTCGTGCCGGACAGCCCGCCGAGGATCGCATTTCATGGGCCGATCGAGGTATCGCCGCGCGCCGTGATGCTGCTGAAATACAAGGTCGATGACGATTACGGCGTCGCGAGCGCGGAAGCGCGTGTGGAGCGCGTCATCATTCCGTCCTCCAGCGGCAAGGATAACGAGGCCGTCGAAGCGCCGCCGCCAGCTCTTCCGCAGATCGGCAAGCCGCCCGTATTCCCCCTCTCGCTTCCGCACGCGCCCGTGAAGGCCGCGGAGGCGAAGACTTACAAGGATCTCACATCCCATCCCTGGGCGGGCCTGCCGGTGGTGATCACGCTCGCTGCGAAGGATGAAGCAGGTCATGAAGGGCTGAGCGCGCCGCGCGGCATGATCCTTCCCGAGCGCAAATTCACGAAGACGCTCGCGCGCGGCGCTATCGATCAGCGCCGTTCGCTCGTCCAGAACCCGGCCGACGTGGCGCGCGTCGCGGACAATCTCGACGCGCTGGCCGCCGCAGCGCAGGACGAAGGCGCGGCCGCGCCGATCTATCTCGGCCTGCGCTCGGCGTTCTGGCGTCTGAGGAACGAGCCGGACATCTCCGATATCGAGGATGTGGTCGAACAACTTTGGGATGTCGCCATTCGCATCGAGGACGGCAACCTGTCAGCCGCAGAGCGCGAGCTTCGCGCCGCGCAGGAGCGCCTGAAGGACGCCATTGAACGGGGCGCATCGCGCGAGGAAATCCAGAAGCTGATGGCCGAGCTTCGTCAGGCGCTGAACAGCTACCTGCAGGCGCTCAGGCAGCAGCAGAACAAGAACGCCGACCGCGCGGCCGCATCCCCCAACGCGAAGACGGTCTCGCCGCAAGACCTCGCGCAGATGCTCGACAAGATCGAGAACCTCGCGAAATCGGGGTCCGCCGATGCCGCCGCGCAGATGCTGAACCAGCTCCGCGACATCCTCGAATCGCTGCAAACCGCTCAGGGCAGCGGCCAGAACCAGGAAGAGGACGCCGAAAGTCTTCAGAAGCTCGACCAGATGACCGACCTTCTGCGGAAGCAGCAGCAGCTTCTCGACGACACATTCCGCGAGCAGCAGAAGCAGGACGAGAGCGCGGACGAAGACAAGAGCGCCGAGCCCCGGCAGGGACAAGGACGGCGCGGGCAGAAACAAGGGCGCGCCTCGGCGGAACTCGATCGGCGACAGGAAGACTTGCAGAAAGAGTTGCAGGAGCTTCTCTCCGACATGAATGCGGATGGAAAGGACCCGGTGCAGCAGAAGCTCCGCGAGGCTGAAGACGCAATGGGCGACGCCATCGATTCGCTCCGCCAGAAGCAGTTCGGCGATGCCGGAGAAGAGGAAGGCCGCGCGGTGGAAAGCCTGAGGCAGGGGACGCGCGCGCTCGCGGAGCAGATGATGCGCTCCGCCGGGGGGACGGGGAAAGGCAATCAGGCCAATCGCGATCCGCTGGGCCGCAAGCAGGACGGCCCTCTCGACAACACGGGCGATGACGTGAAAATCCCCGACGAGTCGAGCGGCCAGCGCGCCCGGGCCATCATGGACGAGCTGCGCAAGCGTCTCGGGGAGCCGTCGCGGCCGATTCTCGAACTCGATTACCTCGAACGCCTCATCAAACCCTATTGAGGTCGTCTTGCGAAATCGCGCCGGCGGCAAGATATTTGCATCAGGGAGCACAATCGGATTTTTGGGCGTTACGCGCCCGGACAGGACACACTCATGACCGGCCCAGCGAACATCGACGAACTCGTCGAGAATTTCGGTTTCCTCGACGATTGGGAGGACCGTTACCGCTATCTGATCGAGCTCGGCCGCGCGCTTGCCCCGCTCGAAGACGCCGAGCGCAACGACGTTACGAAAGTGCGCGGCTGCGCGAGCCAGGTGTGGGTTGTCAGCAAGGCGACAGGCTCCGGTCCCGACACCGTGATCGAATTGCGGGGCGATAGCGACGCGCATCTCGTCAAGGGGTTGATTGCGGTGGTGCTGGCGCTGTTCTCGGGGCGGACCGCCCGCGAAATTCTCTCCACCGACGAGAAGGCCGTTTTCAAATCGCTCGGGCTGAACGATCATCTGACGCCGCAACGCTCGAACGGTCTCGCATCGA harbors:
- the recR gene encoding recombination mediator RecR — its product is MLPPQKKSSGAEIEELIALLAKLPGLGPRSARRAALHLIKKREQLLLPLARALGIAADKIAICKECGNIDTQQPCAICADAGRDATTICVVEEVGDLWALERAGIVRSRYHVLGGTLSPLDGRGPDDLFLAKLMERARQPGVTEIILALNATVEGQSTAHYIAAELEGLPLRVTRLARGVPVGGELDYLDEGTLAAAIKLRQPV
- a CDS encoding TIGR02302 family protein; the encoded protein is MTTQSSKSANEAEVTPPSHEDRLIRRKVRAARRAMLVEKLWPRVWLPLAVAGVFVLLSAFEVWQMLPPAAHLGLLWGFGAGFVFSLVPLVFWRPPSRQDALDRIERASALDHRPLTAFQDTLSQDASPEMRALWEAHRARAARSLAKLKTGEARPRVDRYDPFALRALLLLLLVAALASTQADLPNRVRAAFAVPDLPLLGDGLRIDAWISPPAYTRKEPFVLSASVPAAEAVPVPQGSTLTLKINGAGAKGYSVALASSGGRQPVLPTAQSTDTYAEYTSTIDDDVTLSVGWTLGSERSWRLSVVPDSPPRIAFHGPIEVSPRAVMLLKYKVDDDYGVASAEARVERVIIPSSSGKDNEAVEAPPPALPQIGKPPVFPLSLPHAPVKAAEAKTYKDLTSHPWAGLPVVITLAAKDEAGHEGLSAPRGMILPERKFTKTLARGAIDQRRSLVQNPADVARVADNLDALAAAAQDEGAAAPIYLGLRSAFWRLRNEPDISDIEDVVEQLWDVAIRIEDGNLSAAERELRAAQERLKDAIERGASREEIQKLMAELRQALNSYLQALRQQQNKNADRAAASPNAKTVSPQDLAQMLDKIENLAKSGSADAAAQMLNQLRDILESLQTAQGSGQNQEEDAESLQKLDQMTDLLRKQQQLLDDTFREQQKQDESADEDKSAEPRQGQGRRGQKQGRASAELDRRQEDLQKELQELLSDMNADGKDPVQQKLREAEDAMGDAIDSLRQKQFGDAGEEEGRAVESLRQGTRALAEQMMRSAGGTGKGNQANRDPLGRKQDGPLDNTGDDVKIPDESSGQRARAIMDELRKRLGEPSRPILELDYLERLIKPY
- a CDS encoding SufE family protein; amino-acid sequence: MTGPANIDELVENFGFLDDWEDRYRYLIELGRALAPLEDAERNDVTKVRGCASQVWVVSKATGSGPDTVIELRGDSDAHLVKGLIAVVLALFSGRTAREILSTDEKAVFKSLGLNDHLTPQRSNGLASMVQRIKRDALAASGAETSAALH